The following proteins are co-located in the Solenopsis invicta isolate M01_SB chromosome 7, UNIL_Sinv_3.0, whole genome shotgun sequence genome:
- the LOC105204395 gene encoding 5-aminolevulinate synthase, erythroid-specific, mitochondrial, producing the protein MLVRQYIRRGASIRPAIDVAKDLLKTMPCPFLTRLSANYVRNYGSSLIMNYRQHCPVMSRLFSTMAESEESQPIPEPIQNQCPFLSRERDAIKKASPAMEEDVINLGAMEQKEETQFPYEEFFHEQIMKKKKDHSYRVFKKVNRLAEDFPVAMEYSWGEKSITVWCSNDYLGMSRHPAVTGAAREALDKFGAGAGGTRNISGNSMGHEMLERRLAMLHQKEAGLLFTSCFVANDSTLFTLARILPGCHVFSDAGNHASMIQGIRNSGVPKHIFRHNDVDHLEELLSKMDKSVPKIVAFETVHSMTGDICPLEELCDVAHKYGAITFVDEVHAVGLYGFSGAGIGERDCVLHKMDIISGTLGKAFGNVGGYIVGSTKLIDMIRSYAAGFIFTTSLPPTVLYGALTSVEILASDEGRSLRANHKKNVAYMKSILTAAGLPLEPSPSHIIPIKIGDPFVCSQIADHLLRDKGHYVQAINYPTVPKGEEKLRLAPTPKHTQTMMDKFTRDMMDVFHQLNISKIAKPNDAPRAILVH; encoded by the exons ATG CTCGTCCGACAATACATCCGACGCGGTGCCAGCATTCGTCCTGCAATTGACGTTGCAAAAG ATCTTCTGAAAACAATGCCATGCCCCTTCTTGACACGTTTGTCTGCAAACTACGTTCGCAATTATGGATCATCCCTGATAATGAACTATCGGCAACATTGTCCAGTAATGTCGAGATTGTTCAGCACAATGGCAGAGTCGGAAGAGTCGCAGCCGATTCCAGAGCCTATTCAAAATCAGTGTCCCTTCTTGTCCAGAGAGCGGGACGCCATCAAGAAGGCTAGCCCAGCGATGGAGGAGGACGTCATCAATTTGGGCGCTATGGAACAGAAGGAAGAGACACAGTTCCCTTACGAGGAATTTTTCCATgaacaaattatgaaaaagaagaaggatCATTCGTACCGGGTGTTCAAGAAGGTAAATCGTCTGGCTGAGGATTTTCCAGTGGCTATGGAGTATTCATGGGGCGAGAAATCCATAACTGTATGGTGCTCCAACGATTACCTGGGAATGTCACGTCATCCCGCGGTGACTGGCGCGGCCCGAGAAGCGTTGGACAAGTTTGGCGCCGGTGCTGGAGGCACGAGAAACATTTCAGGGAATTCCATGGGTCACGAGATGTTGGAGAGGCGACTGGCGATGCTGCATCAGAAGGAGGCCGGTTTGCTCTTCACTTCCTGTTTCGTTGCCAACGACTCTACCTTGTTTACATTGGCAAGGATACTGCCAGGTTGTCACGTATTCTCCGACGCCGGGAATCACGCTTCCATGATACAGGGCATAAGAAACAGCGGCGTGCCGAAGCACATATTCCGGCATAACGACGTGGACCATCTGGAAGAGCTTCTGTCGAAGATGGATAAGAGCGTGCCGAAGATCGTGGCGTTCGAGACGGTGCATTCCATGACCGGGGATATCTGTCCATTGGAGGAGCTGTGCGACGTCGCCCACAAATATGGTGCAATAACATTTGTCGATGAGGTCCACGCGGTCGGACTGTACGGCTTCTCCGGCGCCGGCATCGGCGAGAGAGATTGCGTACTTCACAAGATGGATATTATATCCGGCACTTTGGGAAAGGCTTTTGGGAACGTGGGCGGTTATATAGTCGGCTCTACGAAACTGATAGATATGATAAGAAGTTACGCGGCCGGCTTTATTTTTACTACCTCGCTACCGCCCACTGTGCTGTACGGGGCCTTGACATCAGTCGAGATATTGGCATCGGACGAGGGTAGGTCGTTGAGGGCGAATCATAAGAAAAATGTAGCCTATATGAAGTCTATTCTTACTGCCGCTGGTCTTCCATTAGAACCATCGCCTTCTCACATTATTCCGATAAAG atAGGAGATCCATTTGTGTGTAGTCAAATAGCGGACCACTTATTAAGGGACAAAGGACACTATGTGCAAGCTATAAATTATCCTACCGTTCCGAAGGGCGAGGAGAAATTAAGATTAGCACCAACACCAAAACATACTCAGACCATGATGGATAAATTCACGCGAGACATGATGGATGTTTTTCATCAATTGAATATATCTAAAATAGCTAAACCGAACGATGCGCCGCGTGCTATCCTGGTTCATTGA
- the LOC105204237 gene encoding KICSTOR complex protein SZT2, which yields MASARNEDRTVLEAETIFLLMKKGFPISRNVRAQWLLEHLDSVISIQCPSIKSKEEPELEVVSVLPKDKPVSWSIDTSYQFLYKVVSTTSIIFLAHKYRMVFSLDLSPSLATVDVQSGEIVIDEVYLATKRCLEGITRPFTIPGSRRMMQPEIYVTVIAHTPFFTSPAQQVLVQGWLITADNVNSLTQYIEKQLYLLEERVAAVTAIANQQLENLRAESERLVGRLFEESSNCLNKNNCNISIVSPEASFVNMLRYGMLALTLLPEHSCAHMVIVTDGIVGIKNAHTLDSIIQQLRATTVACSFLRVGSAYDPHCADGLVSYQDLLYFIAAATLGSYMSFNSYMIPEHGTDMNLYHKHFLCWQLYRDLSNDDTWDRLCWRTENNYFHEYKSGQLLKKKQIDDKVTCTLSSLLCCRLREGYLIKKASIRDDILEISFVLLWKTNVFLEYLVSCPWSSKSLSLSNVIQYTITIEAPYEFLHDITCLSKKPLNSPYRQGVISRFWTALTSLTESDNMLAHFSWFPGSGWTWYSVPDTIRSGMPVFYLSSYPSPSTVQLSDAACPQFGQIWQPVVSLDPLQWARWMHTQRITLILAYDRPLPRHLHQANQSGRFQCVQSRQAAAVLYAMLKNWATFVLVENHTYVQFIYREAEKPPVSFSLIRINCKALCVVLNIAFAGGTEGVVRHNVVVDLVDRLSKLTLPNRPTEQREIPCCTIIHKSLERILVRYERIPSNLSMVVFPDGTQPTCTRTALGLLGGSITTTLSRYLYHNRWLWHVKRPFVQTIPGITLSRLNITAIARILSTITKIRLGEGFNFAYSAAGITNMVLEVQMQDFGNDENSYPCIIQYVLFPPHVVPNAALERDSGTDEDTEEGITEAEVWTEDSEGYSDFQIVTEVWIEPQCGYVQMPTQSIAMYMHPLQYYQLPDAIARIDEECINALLTLEYLSLLCQVTPVEKDTEIVFGQAHQGIKYHGVGTSTDRIAEYPNPTEPFEATPIIDERIHPMYFSFDTLSILSKCQQAELLFSMFADDPVRVNEDRDSANRILMGNFLEHMKQLHNKELLLTSAESQRFTRMLLNRPRENIPPLPFFMQREKNCRDDTSDIYPRWKCFVKGISTTHVIITILPATEKDVRLIMYTGDNYTSNNSEKNCDSDIFDLDMNEKVSSPTLCPENLPDFMTLERRESKISSQSITANSTSKANVDHNFDNADNEGSLIIPVYVYDCSLALLIDALVGQLQTPQNKDIYQDHTFKIGEQISEDFISLKSESNTKPSSPEPKSEDSDNISSDQRSLMEHCKLLSLAHCHCYVVAVYKSLALQQSLSYEDMEAAVAQCEENLIEINITNYLRSVCRHLSMLPKGDLLNQLKISACNDVKPLHSLIKNKFKRIMAVAFRPVPAHPEFYYCLPSWMSEKMEVVSQRTDSDDDLDEFTCHSEMPAPKTDNSSNQVSQAVNITWPVTNLHNEKLSNSNSKDSLISDFDEENTWNTKDQPLFLHLSCSIRFRSELSSIPVKLMPTCFTEIIQRINDGKERNLAELSLDDLKVTLDIICLNLPREVLEVSLERYPSLRTTSYCSASTFGSMPSGSSPGTNTKSELAQERIQPQLPQHHAVISLRDEIEWLLRDETATAFLDHPSPNADTLKFIAQHVSESTGRSSCLMDKVPLHFVFPSESSAPKFLKELKNLEIDKYCICQEADLFYFVKKLETIVCDMEADTIHVDIEEQPSKNDENVENVEEEEISNTIIQINGQDSGDAPGYYSEISSLAEGKHGTDDGYEGDSSNSEDDYQWLTDLDKRRDCLPNFWLIMSVESSHVNVYFHCRFLELSSPEVGCYLQIQKMLLVQIKAICRRVNQYLLLQNLHDTRICDSLLEPESTEDYNTWKETGGESGNIFQNHSSSTLNVTPGMFRCPVIWEEPFNLHPRLKTGPGRSGLSRGIKALHGVLNRLSVNNRNNMFVYQENNENVFYLRLHEQTNDVKPLQNKLSESDEKLVVSRSNSVASLSQAKGIGQMNDHVIANDTRPRVRSFGEKESDILNRTGDSIVLMVHGISEAGPEVKRDLVQVLQNRLDDAVLEVLSVMLSRNPMCKLTPADVHFIQKPYKSPECIVQLSVQPHCLQYMNALGYYLRQNILQFLYTPKYTDLGAHYHFQDYTPLDGTRKRVSESDIFLYNQSHSSGNKGIACIALAITDSKGESSAYSRDSNDKSNFPKLLTVENFESIVSTNVYDHKSDSKPSAQTLIEFRIWKQGRVNLESLILKLSSAVKHGTWDLVTEYNLLATPLTEPIVINPLATTGEEVLVEDKDVQTPVKISQSQKISDNLTINQYELDEKGKLNETYHTTLARWFQFALEMNVPAVKKHEVIIHHRHAIPVIVRELQNLIRNQDPDTSSKVFVLQDRQPFLNQFVVSYKAGSAPKWSDSIRNNSDQSLAENAMENANSPVYVPHEFNKDEQTTYIKCILIARNFHQWKASLSKEIDPELLAPKDQKQLQKFNPLISESNFVPRQRILLAEILSDNIIIYMYNWSKEKSEKLIKQTISLGTWLSSRSSLYTSIIMQKLGIFHHKLTREPQQREHSSQYYQINDMESLAKFPNQLNTDSKDWTRSSNRAQSMKNNAFSWVQVVGQAMRDAKSSATHPHNTTDAIVKAAYDLQDLRHREKKIKEDLDKLYAMWQSRTSNIPISLNALNTFKQHSRLIHFCHTPLLFLPAWRLQCAATRDHSLTPPQSSHFGLNSNEQSSQAVQSKQEATSAIMIKWHQELCKSMLSEYKQYLQILGFNPIQVEPLHKTDEHAQQQSYYLKKSMLGGILLFEVHLSQPFFIVKLHIIECNRLQTKTSSGMMNQFVLSFVDVCDKIQINMHLHSFTYDFHLRCILSYIAGTGLWSLQQGYHLTHFMDDFIKYYSKAPNYARNLIYSDIITIRDIAIPARTLYSYLLSHEKVYNMRVFVMSGELQESHDNEYVLIKLQSTPSVSYCDAHDTKCIDDFDVALIVSRMEQLPQIEKTEITLKYYLMLTSKRELYPKREVENNKLGKFRTVYSVGKPVTSSHTESPVKSSSVSPTPPFVRGNSKTEMLNADQQEKSLDSSSDVITKDLGVKTASYNVHNSSAPTPPPVPNSPLAQNSNIPSAVSNASSSSSPHLVQIRQESVNYLGYYSSHEQLMQQMIMAQAKAARQHITNMVERGALQCRTHLLWDKLLENKTSMTYIEFKELCSLAHIEPLSNLDPRLGPLVNQPVSWYQTLSKVLQNKYQEHHKQFITTDGNITHHLILHPTLLQAFMMLTIDMHTSRGDLCAVYRKSTEINMPMNMEDVYALVEGFVNACCFHLWMGLCSQ from the exons ATGGCCAGCGCGAGGAACGAG gATAGAACTGTGTTAGAAGCAGAGACTATCTTCCTGTTAATGAAGAAAGGCTTTCCCATCTCTCGCAATGTGAGAGCTCAATGGCTACTGGAGCATTTGGATTCTGTGATAAGTATACAATGTCCGAGTATAAAGAGTAAGGAGGAACCAGAACTGGAAGTAGTGTCAGTGCTGCCGAAGGATAAGCCTGTCTCATGGTCTATAGATACAAGCTACCAATTCCTTTATAAAGTTGTTTCGACGACATCGATTATATTCCTAGCGCATAAATATAGGATGGTCTTTAGCTTAGATTTAAGTCCATCACTTGCCACTGTT GATGTACAAAGTGGAGAGATTGTCATTGATGAGGTGTACCTGGCAACAAAACGGTGTCTTGAGGGCATAACCAGACCC TTTACGATACCAGGCAGCAGACGTATGATGCAGCCTGAAATTTATGTGACTGTGATAGCTCATACGCCGTTCTTTACAAGTCCGGCGCAACAAGTACTAGTACAAGGATGGTTGATCACTGCGGATAACGTGAACTCTCTGACACAATATATAGAGAAACAGTTGTACCTGTTAGAGGAGAGAGTAGCGGCAGTCACAGCCATAGCTAATCAGCAGTTAGAAAATTTAAGAGCGGAGAGCGAGCGTTTGGTAGGCAGGCTTTTTGAGGAAAGTAGCAACTGcttgaacaaaaataactgtaaTATCTCCATAGTTTCGCCAGAAGCCAGTTTTGTAAATATGTTAAGATATGGAATGCTGGCTCTGACACTTTTACCTGAACACAGCTGTGCGC aTATGGTAATTGTTACGGATGGTATCGTCGGAATTAAAAATGCTCACACTTTGGATTCTATCATACAGCAATTACGAGCGACAACAGTCGCGTGTAGTTTTTTGCGTGTAGGCAGTGCGTATGATCCACATTGCGCAGATGGTTTAGTATCATATCAAGATCTGCTGTATTTTATCGCCGCGGCTACGCTCGGTAGTTATATGTCCTTCAATTCATATATG ATACCTGAGCATGGAACAGATATGAATctttatcataaacattttttatgctGGCAATTGTACCGAGACTTATCGAACGATGATACATGGGATCGTCTCTGCTGGagaactgaaaataattactttcatGAGTATAAAAGTGGTCAACTCTTGAAGAAAAAGCAAATTGACGACAAAGTTACTTGTACCTTAAGCAGTCTGCTGTGTTGTCGTCTGAGAGAAGGCTACTTGATAAAAAAAGCTAGTATACGAGACGACATTCTTGAAATAAGTTTCGTGCTATTATGGAAAACCAATGTTTTCTTAGAATATTTAGTATCATGTCCTTGGTCTTCAAAATCATTATCTCTATCTAATGTGATACAATATACCATTACCATAGAAg CGCCATATGAATTTTTACATGACATTACATGCCTCTCAAAGAAACCATTGAACTCGCCTTATCGTCAAGGTGTCATCTCTCGTTTTTGGACGGCGTTAACATCATTAACCGAAAGTGACAATATGTTGGCGCACTTTAGCTGGTTTCCAGGCTCTGGATGGACTTGGTACAGTGTACCAGACACCATCAGAAGCGGAATGCCTGTGTTTTATTTGTCGTCCTATCCATCACCAAGTACAGTACAACTTAG tGATGCTGCCTGCCCACAATTTGGACAAATATGGCAACCAGTTGTCTCTTTGGATCCACTTCAGTGGGCACGTTGGATGCACACGCAGAGGATCACATTGATCCTAGCTTACGATAGACCATTACCAAGGCATCTTCATCAAGCAAACCAAAGCGGTCGTTTTCAATGTGTTCAGAGCCGACAAGCGGCGGCCGTACTGTATGCTATGTTGAAAAATTGGGCGACTTTTGTACTAGTCGAGAATCATACGTACGTCCAATTCATATACAGAGAGGCGGAAAAGCCGCCGGTATCATTCTCATTGATTCGCATTAATTGCAAAGCGCTCTGCGTCGTACTGAATATAGCGTTTGCCGGTGGCACCGAAGGTGTCGTTCGCCATAATGTAGTTGTAGATCTCGTGGATAGATTATCTAAACTCACTTTGCCAAATAGGCCGACGGAGCAACGTGAGATTCCATGTTGTACAATAATACATAAATCACTCGAGCGAATTCTCGTAAGATACGAGCGTATACCGAGCAATCTTAGTATGGTGGTGTTTCCTGATGGAACTCAGCCAACCTGCACCAGGACCGCATTGGGATTATTAGGAGGTAGTATAACAACTACCTTGTCTAGATATTTATATCACAATCGTTGGTTGTGGCACGTAAAACGGCCGTTCGTTCAGACCATCCCAGGAATTACATTATCCAGACTTAATATTACTGCGATCGCAAGAATACTCTCtacaattacaaa AATACGTCTAGGAGAGGGTTTTAATTTCGCGTATTCGGCAGCTGGTATCACAAACATGGTGTTAGAAGTACAAATGCAAGACTTCGGAAATGATGAGAATTCTTATCCGTGTATTATTCAATACGTTTTGTTTCCGCCACATGTTGTGCCAAATGCAGCATTAGAACGCGATAGTGGTACCGATGAAGACACAGAAGAAG GTATCACTGAAGCGGAAGTGTGGACTGAAGATTCTGAAGGATACAGCGATTTTCAAATTGTTACGGAAGTTTGGATTGAACCACAATGCGGCTATGTACAAATGCCTACGCAGTCGATTGCTATGTACATGCATCCTCTGCAGTATTATCAACTACCAGATGCA ATTGCCCGAATAGACGAGGAGTGTATTAACGCTCTATTGACCCTAGAATACTTGAGTCTCTTGTGCCAAGTAACACCAGTGGAAAAAGATACCGAGATTGTGTTCGGACAAGCGCATCAAGGAATCAAATATCATGGTGTGGGCACGTCTACAGATCGTATTGCAGAATATCCAAATCCAACTGAGCCCTTCGAGGCGACGCCGATTATTGACGAGAGGATACATCCTATGTACTTTTCGTTCGATACTCTGAGCATTTTATCAAAATGTCAGCAGGCGGAACTCCTGTTCTCTATGTTTGCCGATG ATCCTGTACGTGTCAATGAAGATAGGGATAGTGCAAATAGGATTCTTATGGGAAACTTCCTGGAACATATGAAACAATTGCACAATAAAGAACTATTGCTTACGTCGGCGGAATCGCAAAGGTTCACTAGAATGCTTCTTAACAGACCACGCGAGAATATTCCACCGTTACCTTTCTTTATGCAAAGAG agaaaaattgtaGAGATGACACATCAGACATTTATCCGAGGTGGAAATGTTTCGTTAAAGGAATTAGCACGACACACGTCATTATCACAATATTACCAGCAACTGAAAAAGATGTTCGCCTGATAATGTACACAGGCGATAATTACACAAGTAACAATTCCGAGAAGAATTGCGATTCTGATATTTTCGACCTAGATATGAATGAAAAGGTATCGTCTCCAACATTGTGTCCAGAAAACTTACCTGACTTTATGACATTGGAACGCAGGGAGTCAAAAATTTCTAGTCAATCTATCACTGCGAATAGCACGTCGAAAGCTAATGTAGATCATAATTTTGATAACGCCGACAATGAGGGGAGCCTTATTATACCTGTATACGTATATGATTGCTCATTAGCATTATTAATTGATGCGTTGGTCGGTCAATTGCAAACACCTCAGAATAAAGATATTTATCAGGATCATACCTTTAAGATCGGAGAGCAAATTTCCGAGGATTTTATAAGTTTGAAATCAGAAAGCAACACAAAACCTTCATCCCCGGAACCGAAGAGCGAAGATTCTGACAATATTTCTAGcg ATCAACGAAGTTTGATGGAACATTGCAAATTGTTAAGCTTAGCGCATTGTCATTGTTATGTGGTCGCAGTTTATAAGTCACTTGCATTGCAACAGTCATTAAGCTACGAGGATATGGAAGCAGCTGTAGCACAATGCGAGGAAAATCTGATTgagattaatattacaaattatttacgaTCGGTGTGCAGACATTTGAGCATGTTGCCAAAAGGTGATCTGttgaatcaattaaaaatctccGCGTGCAACGATGTTAAACCATTACACAGtttgatcaaaaataaatttaagaggaTTATGGCAGTCGCGTTTAGGCCTGTACCCGCGCATCCAGAATTTTATTACTGTTTGCCATCGTGGATGTCAGAAAAAatg GAAGTGGTGTCACAGAGAACAGATAGCGACGACGATTTAGACGAGTTTACTTGTCATTCTGAAATGCCAGCTCCAAAAACAGATAATTCTTCTAATCAag tAAGTCAAGCTGTCAATATTACATGGCCGGTTACAAATTTACATAATGAGAAGCTGTCTAATTCCAACTCCAAGGACTCGCTTATCAGCGATTTTGATGAAGAAAATACATGGAATACGAAAGATCAGCCGCTTTTCCTACACTTAAGCTGCTCGATTCGTTTCCGCTCCGAACTTTCCAGTATACCTGTTAAACTGATGCCTACTTGCTTTACCGAGATTATTCAAAGGATTAATGATGGCAAAGAAAGAAATCTTGCTGAATTAAGCCTGGATGATCTGAAAGTTACTTTGGATATTATTTGTTTGAACCTTCCAAGAGAAGTATTGGAAGTATCATTAGAACGTTATCCCTCGTTGAGAACGACATCTTACTGCAGCGCTTCGACATTTGGTAGTATGCCGAGCGGTAGCAGTCCCGGTACAAATACGAAGTCTGAATTAGCGCAGGAAAGAATTCAACCGCAATTGCCTCAGCATCACGCGGTAATCAGCTTAAGGGATGAGATCGAGTGGTTATTGCGAGACGAAACTGCGACAGCATTTCTGGATCACCCTTCGCCGAATGCAGATACGTTAAAGTTTATAGCGCAGCACGTATCAGAATCTACCGGAAGATCCAGTTGCTTGATGGATAAAGTACCTTTACATTTTGTCTTCCCCTCGGAGAGCAGCGCgccaaaatttttaaaagagttaaaaaatCTTGAGATTGACAAGTACTGTATTTGTCAAGAGGCCGATTTATTTTACTTCGTTAAAAAACTAGAAACAATAGTATGTGATATGGAAGCGGATACAATACACGTAGATATAGAGGAACAACCATCAAAGAACG aCGAGAACGTTGAAAATgtagaggaagaagaaatatctaatactattattcaaataaatggaCAAGATTCTGGAGATGCGCCAGGCTATTACTCTGAAATATCAAGTCTTGCCGAAGGGAAACACGGGACGGATGACGGATATGAAGGCGATAGCAGTAATTCTGAGGATGATTATCAGTGGTTGACAGATCTTGATAAACGTAGAGATTGTTTACCCAATTTCTGGTTAATCATGAGCGTTGAAAGTAGTCATGTTAATGTCTATTTTCACTGCAG atttttgGAACTGTCTTCGCCAGAAGTGGGTTGTTATTTGCAAATACAGAAGATGCTACTTGTTCAAATTAAAGCTATATGTCGGCGAGTAAATCAATATTTACTGTTACAAAATCTGCATGATACTCGCATATGCGATTCACTATTGGAACCAGAATCCACCGAAGATTATAATACCTGGAAAGAAACTGGTGGTGAATcaggaaatatttttcaaaatcatagTTCGTCAACCTTGAATGTTACACCAGGTATGTTTAGATGCCCTGTTATTTGGGAGGAGCCCTTCAATCTACATCCCCGCTTAAAGACCGGACCCGGAAGATCTGGATTGTCGAGAGGAATCAAAGCGTTACACGGTGTGCTTAATAGACTTTCGGTTAATAATCGAAATAATATGTTCGTATACCAAGAAAATAATGAGAATGTATTTTATCTGCGGCTTCATGAACAAACGAACGATGTTAAACCTTTGCAGAACAAATTGTCCGAGAGCGATGAGAAATTAGTTGTTTCGCGCAGCAACAGCGTCGCGTCTCTATCGCAAGCTAAAGGCATCGGGCAGATGAACGATCATGTGATAGCGAACGACACGAGACCTAGAGTTCGTTCGTTTGGCGAAAAAGAATCCGATATTTTGAACAGAACTGGCGATTCGATTGTACTGATGGTACATGGGATATCGGAAGCCGGTCCGGAAGTCAAACGGGATTTAGTGCAAGTGTTGCAAAATCGTCTGGATGATGCGGTGCTAGAAGTGTTGTCTGTAATGTTGTCACGTAATCCAATGTGTAAGCTGACACCAGCGGATGTGCATTTCATACAAAAACCATACAAATCTCCTGAGTGTATAGTGCAATTATCGGTGCAGCCACATTGCTTACAGTATATGAATGCCTTAGGATATTACTTACGAcaaaatatattgcaatttttgtaTACACCGAAATATACGGACCTCGGCGCGCACTATCATTTTCAAGATTACACCCCATTAGATGGTACCAGAAAGAGAGTATCAGAATCTGACATTTTCTTGTACAATCAAAGCCACTCGAGTGGTAATAAAGGTATAGCTTGCATCGCGTTAGCTATCACTGATAGCAAAGGAGAATCTTCAGCATATTCAAGAGATTCAAATGACAAATCAAACTTTCCTAAATTGTTGACAGTTGAGAATTTCGAGAGCATCGTCTCAACCAATGTTTATGATCATAAAAGTGATTCTAAACCAAGTGCGCAGACATTGATCGAATTTCGAATTTGGAAGCAAGGTAGAGTCAACCTGGaatctttaattttgaaattgtcaTCTGCCGTGAAACATGGTACTTGGGACCTGGTCACGGAGTATAATCTTCTAGCGACTCCCTTAACGGAGCCAATAGTTATTAATCCTTTAGCAACGACAGGTGAAGAAGTTTTAGTAGAAGACAAAGACGTTCAGACACCCGTAAAGATATCACAGTCACAAAAAATTTCTgacaatttaacaattaatcaATATGAGCTCGACGAGAAAGGAAAATTGAATGAAACTTATCACACTACGCTAGCACGCTGGTTTCAGTTTGCGCTAGAAATGAATGTTCCCGCCGTCAAAAAACACGAGGTGATCATTCACCATAGGCATGCGATTCCCGTAATCGTGAGAGAATTGCAAAATCTCATACGTAATCAGGATCCAGACACATCTAGTAAAGTTTTCGTTTTGCAAGATCGACAACCATTCCTAAATCAATTTGTCGTTTCATATAAAGCTGGATCTGCGCCAAAGTGGTCTGATAGTATTCGGAACAATTCCGATCAATCTTTGGCAGAAAATGCGATGGAAAACGCAAATTCGCCTGTATATGTGCCGCATGAGTTTAATAAAGATGAACAAACTACttacattaaatgtattttaatcgcGAGGAATTTTCATCAATGGAAAGCGTCTTTGAGTAAAGAAATAGATCCGGAACTGCTTGCTCCTAAAG ATCAAAAgcaattgcaaaaatttaatcccctaatatcggaatcgaatTTTGTACCTAGGCAGAGGATATTGTTAGCTGAAATATTAAGTGACAAT ATAATCATTTATATGTACAACTGGTCTAAggaaaaatcagaaaaattgatcaaacaaACGATAAGTTTAGGTACATGGCTTTCCTCTAGATCGAGTCTGTATACCAGCATAATCATGCAAAAATTGGGTATATTCCATCACAAGCTCACCCGAGAACCTCAGCAAAGAGAGCACAGTTCtcaatattatcaaattaatgatATGGAAAGTCTAGCGAAATTTCCAAATCAATTGAATACCGATAGTAAGGACTGGACGCGATCGAGCAATCGAGCGCAATCGATGAAGAATAACGCATTTTCATGGGTTCAAGTGGTCGGTCAGGCGATGCGTGATGCAAAATCAAGTGCCACGCATCCTCATAATACGACAGACGCAATCGTAAAAGCCGCTTATGATTTGCAGGATCTGCGACATCGTGAAAAGAAAATCAAAG AGGACCTGGACAAACTGTATGCGATGTGGCAGAGCCGCACATCCAACATACCGATTTCGCTGAACGCTTTGAACACGTTCAAGCAACACTCACGTTTAATACATTTCTGCCACACGCCCCTTCTCTTTTTGCCGGCTTGGCGTTTACAGTGCGCCGCCACGAGGGATCATTCGTTAACGCCTCCACAGTCATCTCACTTTGGCTTGAACAGTAACGAACAGTCGTCGCAAGCAGTGCAATCGAAACAGGAAGCGACGAGCGCGATTATGATTAAGTGGCATCAAGAGCTCTGCAAGTCAATGTTGTCCGAATATAAGCAATACCTACAAATTCTGGGCTTCAATCCGATCCAAGTGGAGCCACTGCATAAAAC agACGAGCACGCGCAACAGCAGTCTTATTATCTCAAGAAATCGATGCTGGGAGGTATTTTGCTGTTTGAAGTTCACTTGTCGCAACCTTTTTTCATCGTAAAGTTACATATCATTGAATGCAATCGCTTGCAGACAAAGACGAGTAGTGGTATGATGAACCAG TTTGTTCTGAGCTTTGTCGACGTTTGTGACAAGATTCAAATCAACATGCATCTGCATTCGTTCACATATGATTTTCATTTGCGTTGTATTCTGTCTTACATCGCTGGAACTGGATTATGGTCCTTGCAACAAGGCTACCACCTCACTCACTTTATGGATGATTTCATCAAATACTACAGCAAGGCACCAAATTATGCCAGAAATCTAATATACAGCG ACATAATAACGATACGCGACATAGCGATACCCGCACGCACATTATATTCCTATTTGCTTTCACACGAGAAAGTATATAATATGCGTGTGTTCGTAATGTCCGGTGAACTTCAGGAATCTCATGATAACGAATATGtcttaattaaattgcaaagtACTCCCTCGGTTAGTTATTGCGATGCCCACGATACGAAGTGTATAGATGACTTCGACGTAGCGTTGATCGTGTCGCGCATGGAACAATTGCCGCAAATCGAGAAGACCGAAAtcactttaaaatattatctaatgtTGACGAGCAAGAGAGAATTATATCCAAAAAGAGAGGTAGAGAATAACAAGCTGGGCAAGTTTAGA